Below is a window of Caldichromatium japonicum DNA.
GGCATGACAGATGATCAACAGCCGCCGCCCCGGATAGACCCGTAGTTGGCGCTCATAGACCCCGACCACCCGCTGCTGAAAGTTGGCGAGCGGTTCACCCTCTGGCGGGCGTACAGCGGCTGGATCGCGCTGCAAGGCCGCAAAATGTTCGGCGTCCTGCGCGCGGACCTCTTGGTATGAGCGGCCCTCCCAGGCGCCCATACCGATCTCGCGTAGATCCGGTTCGATGGCCAAAGGCAGGCTAAAACGTGCCGCAAGCTCAATGGCAAAAGATCGGCAGCGGCGCAGCGGTGAGCTGATGACCTGGTCCCACTGGCAGTGCTCGCCGACAGCCCGGCGCATCTGCGCCCAACCCAGCGGCGAGAGCGGGTCATCGATCCCGCAGCCGCGATAACGCCCCCCGCCCAAGGGTTCGCCATGACGCATCAGTTCGATGATCGTTTCGGCCATCCGCTTCTCGCCTGATTGTAAACTTGCTCAATCATGCCTTGTGCAACCGAGGGAACCATCATGAACCACAAACGCTATGCCGGTATCGATCAACATCCAGGGGCAATGGACCCCACCGCCAATATCATCCGCGACGCCTGGGTCTTTGGCATCATCCCTGAGACCGAGACCTGCGCGGGCTGGACCGTCCAGCAACTCGATGCCCTATATGACAAGGTGACCGCGGCCTGGGAACCCTATGGTCATTTGATTTCCAACCTACCCCCTGCGCTTAGGGAACGCCATGCGCGGATCTATGAGGCAGCCATTGCCGCAGCCCGCGCCGCCGGCTGGGATCCGCAACTCGATGAGACCGATTAGCGCCAAGATACAAGGCGACTGCTACACTCCCTGCGCATTCGATTTAGATGTCTCCTGCAGAGGGTCCTGGGGGTCAGGACAGCGAGCCGACGTCTAGAGCCTGCAGGCCAGATAGCGATAGATTGGCTGGCGTGACGGGCTGCGCAAGATTCATCTAGATTCACAGGCAAGTCTATCCTACCCTTGGCGCGCCCGATCCATTTTATGCCCTATTTCGTCCCCGAGACCTTTTTTAGACCCCCGGAACAGATGCGCGAGTCAAGCGCGATCCCAGCGCCGCTCTATAACGCCATGCGCACCCTGCTTAGACAGACGGGTAATACCTATGTGTTCGTGCCGATCCGGACTATGCAATATCTGGCGGTGGTCGAGCGCACTGAGGTGTGCTTCGTCGATGCCCTGGGCGGCTATGCCTATCAGAACGGCGAGGGCGGACGGTTGATCCAACTTGCCTGGCATCTGCGGGGAACGCGTGATTCGCTCAGTGCCCCAGTCCCTTGCGAGATCGTCTATTATTTTAGGGATCTAAAGGCCGTGCACCGGCGCCTGATCTCTGATCTCGGCGCGGCCCTCGCAGACAGGCAGCGCCGGTGTCAAGATCCAACGCTAGCGGGTCAATCGGTGCGTATCCTGGCCTTTAGGGGGCGCTGATGGATGCGCCCTGCTGTTTTCGACGACAAGAACGACTGCGAATCGTCAATTTTTTGGCCGGTTTGAGGCCAAGCCAGACCTCATAATAGAACAGCTAGGCGTGCGCTCAACCGCTAGCTGCACGCCGAGAGGAGGAGCCCATGCCCAAACTACTGACCTGGCACGATGAATGGTCGCTCAATATCGAAACACTCGATCAGGATCACCGCGAGCTGATTGCCGAGCTCGCCGATATCTGCCTGCGTTTCTGCCCCGAATCTGGATATGCCCTGGTTGCAGATGCCAAGGTGCTCATGGATGCGCTCACCCAATTCGGCGAGTCGGTACGCGCCCATTTCAAACGCGAAGAGGCGTTCATGCGTTCATTCGACTATGAGTTCATCGGTGAGCATGAAAGCGAACACGCCCTGCTCATGGCCGAGTTCACGGCGCTTTTACGCGACTGGCGGCAAGAAAGATTACAGGTCTTTGATGAAGCGCATCAGGCCATCATCCGCGACTGGCTTTTGGCCCATATCCTGGGGGCGGATCGGCATTTTGCCGAGACCTACTTCAGGCTCTTCGGCATGCCGGTCCCTGCTAAGCAACTGCACGAGATGCGCCTCTATCAGTCGAGCTATCGCACAGGCCGCGAGTGACAGGGTGCAACCGCCTCAAGCCGACGGGTGCGAAAAAAGTCACGCAAGAGCCCCCCGCATACCTCAGCCAAGAGCCCTCCTTCGACCGCAGTGCGATGATTGAAGCGTCGATCTGAGGGCAAGAGGTCAAAGACGCTCCCGCAGGCGCCGGCCTTGGGATCAGGGGCGCCATAGATCACCCGCGCGATGCGGGCATGGATCATCGCGCCAGCGCACATGACACAGGGCTCGAGGGTGACATAGAGCACGGAGCCGGGTAAACGGTAGTTACCAACCTGCCTGCCGGCCTCGCGCAACGCCTGGATCTCGGCATGGGCGCTGGGATCATGGGCGCGGATCGGGCAGTTCCAGCCCTCGCCGATGAGCGCCCCTTCTCGCACCAACACCGCCCCGACCGGCACCTCGCCCTCTTCAGCAGCGCGCTGGGCTAGAGCCAGGGCGCGCCGCATCCAGAAGAGGTCCTCAGATGTCCAGATCACCGACCCCTCCCTCTGCTAAATCAGTGCTGGGTGATGCACAGCAACGCATCCGGCGCCTGCGTATCTCACTGAGTTCTCTGGATTCCGGCCTTCGCCGCAATGACGAGCACGGGGTTTATTCGGCACTTCCACCCAGCTCAACCGCCAGCGATCTATTCCACTCACTCATCAACGAGAAGCTCAACATATTGAATTTTAGTCTATTTTAGTGATAGATTTTAATAGATACCATCAAAAATACCATCACCAAGCAACCACCTATCCTTGCCTGTCAGTGCCAGACGTCGCCTGACCGCGCACGCTCCGGCGCGCAAGTCAGGCGACCGCAAGCGTCACGTGTTCTGGGGCGTCAATCCCCAGCGCACCATGTACTTGCCTTCCCCCTGCGGCCTGAGCTCGATGCCAAAACGGTCGAGGATCAACTGCCGCACCGCCTGCCGGCTCCACAGCGCAAACGGCAGCTTCAGCTCATCCGGTGTCCCGTCGCACATGAGCTTGCGTATCTGGGCGTCCTGCTCCGCCAACAGCGCCCGCTTCTCACCCACCTTGCGCCCACCCCGCTTGTCCTTGGGTCCCTTCGCGCCCATAGCCTTTGCAGATGTCGAACACCCCTGCGCCCAACAATCCCCTCTGCGCGCCTATCGCTTCATACCTCCAGCTACGCCGCCGCTCTTCGCGCGCCGCAAACGACAGCAATCTCATGTCTCGTCTTTCCATGCCCACGACATCAGGACAGCTCACTCAATTTCAAAAGCATGTTTCTTATCAATAACAGAGTCATCGCTTCTACTCCTTCTTGTCTCTGTCGCTTAAAATATAGCGGTAACGCTTGCGTAAGAAATTGTTTTCTATAGTGTTTTTCCGCCTTGTTTTTGCCAAGCCGACTTGCAGCAAAAAATCTGCGTTCATGATAATGGCAGTTATGGCGACTACCGGGGCCGCTCGTATGATCTCGCCGGACTGAAAGCGCTGGCGCGCCGGATCACCGAGCACTACCGCGCCCAGGGCTATCCCTTTGCCCGAGCCGTGCTCAAAGCGCAGAAGATAGAAGGCGGAGTGCTCGCCATTGAGATCATCGAAGGGCGTTACGGCAAGGTCGAAGCTCAAGGCGAGATGGCCGAGGAAGCGCAGGCGTTTTTGGAGGCTCTAAAACCCGGAGAGGTCATTTCTGCTGCGCCGCTTGAGCGCGCCACGCTGATACTCTCAGATCAGCCCGGCATCCGCGTGCGGCCCCTGCTGCGCCCGGGGCAGGAGGTCGGCGCGGGCGATCTCATCGTGGAGGTCGGGCGCGAGCCGACGCTCAAGGGCGAAGTGGGCCTGGACAACCACGGCAACCGCTTCAGCGGCCAAAACCGCCTCCGCGCCAACGTGCAAGCCGACAGCCCCTTCCTGCTGGGCGATCAGATCAAGGCGCAGGCGCTCGTCTCCGACGAAGGGCTGTGGCAGGGAAGCCTCGGCTACAGCCTGCCGCTGGGCGCATCAGGCCTGCGCGGGGGATTGAGCTACGCCCACACCTACTACGAGCTCGGCAAGGACTTCAAGAACCTTAAGGCCCGCGGCACGGCGGACGTGGCGGGGCTCAATCTCGCCTACCCGCTCATCCGTTCCCAGGCAGCCAACCTCATCCTCGTCGCAGGCTACCAGCACAAGGCGCTCGAAGACCGCCAGGACGCCACCTCGACCCGCAACGACAAGTCAAGCGACCTCGCGCCCCTCGCCTTGCAGTTCAACCGCCGGGACGGCTCCGGTCTCACCTACGGGACGCTTGCCTACACCGCCGGACAGCTCGATCTCGATGCCGTGCTCAAAGCCGCAGACATCGCCAGCGGCCGCGACACGCGCGGGCATTTCGACAAGTGGAACCTCGATCTCGCCCGCCTGCAGACGACTCCTCTGTCCAACCTCACGCTCTTCGGCCGGCTCTCCGCGCAATGGGCGGGCAAGAACCTGGATTCTTCCGAGCGCTTCCTCCTGGGCGGGGCTACGGGTGTGAGGGCCTATCCGCAAGGCGAAGGTTTGGGGGACGAGGGCTGGCTCTTGCAGCTCGAGGCGCGCTACCGGCTGGGCGCCTTTGAGCCCTATCTCTTCTACGACGCCGGCGCGGTCCGCGTCAACGCCAAGCCCGACGGCATCACCCCGGCAGTTGCCGACAACCACCGCCTCATCAGCGGCGCGGGGATGGGGCTGCGCCTTGCCAGCGGGCCGTGGAACCTGGATGCGGCCATCGCCTGGCGCAACCAAGGCGGCCAACCGCAATCGGACAGCCAGGATCACAACCCGCGCGCCTGGCTGGCAGCAAGCTGGAGGTTCTGAAAGCGCTCGATCACAGAACCGCCTCCAGCCCCTTGCGCTCGATGAGGTTGAGCAACTTCAACGATGGCCCGCTCGGTTTCTTGTCGCCCGCCTCCCATTTCTGCACCGTAGACAGACTGGTATTCAGAATGGCGGCGAGCACGGCTTGGCTGATTCGCGCCCGCTCACGCAGGGACTTGATCTTTTGCGGGGGCATCTCGTGGACATTGAGATGGCACAGCGCCTCGAACTCGCCCATGCGACGCTTGCTGATCAGTCCTGCGCTGTGCAGCCCACGAGCGGTCTCATGCATTTCATCCAGAATTCGACTCTTGCGCCTCGTCGTTGCCATGACACACCTCCACGATCTCACCCGCCATCAGAGCGGTCGCCAGTTGTCGGTCATCAAAAGCCAACAGTTCCTTTGCCATCTCCCGTAACACCTTCAATTCGTCCTGATCGATGTTGGCACGCTCATTCTTGCCAAACCCGTATAGAAAAAACCACCGCTCGGCCAGCTTGGTCGCCACGATGGTCCTCGCTGCGCCCCGCTTGCCCTGGCCAGGCAGCGCAACCCGCTTCTTGACCACATGGCCGCCCAAGTCCGCGTCGATGAGCCCTTGACCCATCTCGGCGACGGCTTTACACAAGGCTTCGTCGGTCAAACCAGCCTTGGCCATCCAGCGGGTGAAGGTGCGGGTTCGGAATACCCTTCTCATCAAAAAATCGTACCATTCGGTGCAATAGCGTGCCAGCCGAGTTCCCGGCATGCGTTCGCCTGCGCCTCCTCGGGTAGCCGGAGCGGCGCGGACGGCGGCGCCCTGGGGTCGGCCTGCCCCGCGCGCTGGTGGCGCAGCCACAGGGCCATGAGGCCGACGCGCCCGCGCACCCCGAGCTTGGCGTAGATCGCCTCGGCGTGCTGGTGCACCGTGCGGTGGCCGATGGCAAGCTGCCGGGCGATTTCCTTTTCGTTCGCATCGGTGAGCAGCAGCGCGAGCACCTGGCGTTCCCGCGGGCTGAAGGGGGCGGCGGCATGGATCAGCCCGCGCGCGAGCAGCGTCTCGCGTAAAAAACTTTGGGCGCCGAGCAGGAAGAAGCGCAAGAGGTCGCGCTCGCGCTCGGCGGCTCGCCCGCGCGCCGGTCGAGCACGAAGTGCACCTCGCAGTCGGCGCCGACCGGCACGCCGCCATCGAGCCGGTCGATGATGCGCTCCTCGCGGAAGGCTTCGTGGATCGTCCAGCTCTGTTGCCATTCCCGCTCGCTCACCAGCTCGGCGCGCAGATGGCAGCGCGGCCTGCCGGCGTGCCGGGCCACCGCCATCACATGCGGATCGACTTCGCCTTGGGCGATGCGTTCGGCGATCTGCAGCCCGAGCGCGAGCCGCCGTTCGCGGTTGTGGAAATGATCCAGCGCGCGGATGCGCCAGCCCGCGTAGGGGTCTTCTGCGGGTTCGCGGCAGATGCCCACCCAAGAGGCGTTCGCTGCGCCGATCATGCGGCACAGCGCTTCGAAACAATGGCGTAGCGCCGCCTCGTGCTCGGCCGCCGGCGCCTCTGCCAGTTCCTGCCACAGCCGCGTCAGGGCGTCCAGATCCGCTTCGCGCACCGTCCTGATCATGAGAAGTCCTCCCAGCGTCCCCCGATCCGTCATCTCCGCTAACGAGCGGATGGTAACACCCGCCGGCCTCATGGAGAATTCCCCGGTTTTCTGAATGAATGGGAAGACCGGAACCATGAACCGCGCTTATCGTCTCGTTTGGAGCGATCGTCTTCACGCCTTCGTCGCCGTGGCCGAAATCGCCCGCGCGCGCGGTAAGCGCGCCTCCTCCGGCCTTGTCTCGGCCCTCGTCGCGGCTGGGCTGCTTGCCGTCCCGCTCGCGCCCGCTTGCGCGGCCAATCTGCCCACGGGCGGACAGATCACCGCGGGCACCGGCACGATCAGCCAGTCCGGCAACACCCTGACCATCACCCAAACCACCGGCAAGATGGCCGCCGACTGGCAGAGCTTCTCCATCGGGCAAGAGTATGCGGTCAACTTCGTGCAGCCCTCGGCATCGAGCATTGCGCTCAACCGCGTGCTGGGCAGCGAGCCTTCGGTCATCCAGGGAGCGCTTTCCGCCAACGGCCAGGTCTTCCTCATCAACCCCAACGGCGTGCTCTTCACCCCCTCGGCCCAGGTCGATGTCGGCGGCCTCGTGGCCTCCACCCAGAATCTCTCCAACGCCGACTTCCTCGCTGGCCGGCTGCGCTTCTCCGGCGCATCGCAGGCGGCGATCCGCAACGAAGGCACGATTCGCGCCGGCGCGGGCGGCACGGTGGCGCTGATCGCCGCCCGCATCGAAAACGTCGGCACGATCGACGCCCCGCGGGGCCAGGTGCTCCTGGGCGCGGGCAAGACCGTCACCCTCGATTTGGGCGGGCCGGTGAGAATCCAGGTCGAGGAAGGGGCGCTCGATGCCCTCGTCGAACAAGGCGGGGCGATCCGCGCCGACGGGGGGCTTGTCTATCTCACCGCCCAGGCCGCCGATGAACTCAGCACAGCCGTCATCAACCACAGCGGCATCACCGAAGCCCGCAGCCTCTCGGTCGATGACAAGGGCGCGATCTATCTCATGGGCGACATGGCCAGGGGGCAGGTCGATGTCGCGGGTACGCTCGATGCCTCCGCCCACCCGGAGGCGGGCGCGGGGGTTGGGGGCGGCTTCGTCGAGACCAGCGCGGCCAAGGTCAAGGTCACCGACGCCGCGCAGGTCAAGGCCGGGCATTGGCTGATCGACCCCAACGACTTCACCATCGCGGCAAGTGGCGGGGACATCACCGGCGGCACGCTCTCATCGAGCCTTGCCTCAGGGGATGTGACGATTGCCTCCAGTAGCGGCACCACCAGCGGCAACGGCGACATCTTCGTGCGCGACGATGTCACCTGGTCGTCGGGCAAAACGCTCACCCTCTCGGCCTACCGCAACATCGAGATCCTCGCCACCATCGATGCCTCGGGCGGCAGCGGCGGCCAGGTCGCTCTCGAATACGGGCAGGGAGCAGTCGCATCCGGCAACACCGCCACCTACAGCCTCACCGGCAAGATCGATCTGCAAGCCGGGCCCAACTTCCTCACCAAGCTGGGCTCGGACGGCACGCCCCTCACCTGGACGGTCATCACCAGCCTGGGCAGCGCGGGGGATGAGTCCAACGCTTCGGCGACCAACAGCCTGCAAGGGCTGGCGCATTCGAGCAAGCTTTCGGGCAACTACGTCCTCGGCGCGGACATCGATGCTTCTGGCACAGCTAACTGGAACGACGATGGCTCTGGCAACAAGCAAGGCTTCGTGCCGATTGGCAATAGCGCCAACAAATTCACCGGCCGCTTCGATGGGCTGGGGCATACCCTCTCGGGGCTCACCATCAACAGATCGACCAACTTCGTCGGCCTGTTTGGCTGGACCTACGGCGCCCGGATCGGCAACGTGGGGCTGGTGGGCGGCAGTATGAGGGGCCAATCCTACGTCGGCGGGCTGGTGGGGTGGAACCAATCCAGCACCGTCACCCACAGCTACGCCACTGGAACCGTGACGGGGAGTAGCGCCGTCGGCGGGCTGGTGGGGATCAACTTCGACTCCAGCGAAATCACCCACAGCTACGCCACCGGCGACGTGACTGGGATTGACAGCTCCGTCGGCGGGCTGGTGGGGAGCAACGCCGGCACCGTCAGCAACAGCTACGCCACCGGCGCCGTGACTGGGAGTGGCAGTGACTTCGGCGGGCTGGTGGGGAGCAACTCCGGCACCGTCAGCGGCAGCTTCTACGCCACCACCGATGCCAACGGAAACACCATCAACAACGGCGGAGTAGCCACTAGCCCCTGGACTGGAAACTCGAACGGCACCGGCAAGACCGCCGCCGAAATGAAGCAGCTTTCCACCTACACCTCGGCAGGCTGGGACATCGACGACGCTGGCGGCACGGGCAAGGTCTGGCGCATCTACGACGGCAACAGCTACCCGCTCCTGAGGAGCTTCCTGACGCCGCTGACACTCACCCCCACCTATAGCGGAAGCGGCAGCGTTGGGAATATCGCCGCCTATGCGGAAACGGGGGTGGATGCCAGCAAGATTTTGACCCCCACGTTTACTCTGGAGAGCAGCGCCACGGCGGATCAGATGATCGCAAGCCTCAGAGGCACCTCCTCCAACCAGCAGGGCTACGACATCAGCTACGCCACGCGCACCATCACCGGCACCGGCAGCGCGGCCAACGACCTGCGCATCATCGATCCGATCACTTTCAGCCAAGGCACGCTCAGGCTCAAAGCCAACGGCAACATTGAAATCCTTACCACGATCGATGCCTCGGGTGGCTCAGGCCAGGTCGAACTCCAATATGGTCAGGGAGAAGTCGCATCCAACAACGACGCCACCTACGGCTTTGGCCTCACAGGCAGCGGCTTCACCGGCAAGATCGATCTGCAAGCTGGGCCCAACTTCTTCACCAAGCTGGGCTCGGATGGCACGCCCCTCACCTGGACGGTCATCACCAGCCTGGGCAGCGCGGGGGATGAGTCCAACGCTTCGGCGACCAACAGCCTGCAAGGGCTGGCAGAGTCGGGCAAGTTTTCGGGCAACTACGTCCTCGGCGCGGACATCGATGCTTCTGGCACAGCTAACTGGAACGTCGATGGTTCTGGCAACAAGCAAGGCTTCGTGCCGATTGGCAATGACACCAACAAATTCACCGGCCGCTTCGATGGGCTGGGGCATACCCTCTCGGGTCTCACCATCGACAGACCTTTGACCGACGGCGTCGGCCTGTTTGGCGCAACCGACGGCGCCCGGATCGGCAACGTGGGGCTAGAGGGCGGCGCCGTGACGGGTAGATTCGAAGTCGGCGGGCTGGTGGGGTACAACTTCAACTCCAGCACCATCACCGACAGCTATGCCACCGGCGCCGTGTCGGGGGCTGGCCCCGTCGGCGGGCTGGTGGGGAGGAACTACAACTCCAGCACCGTCACCCACAGCTACGCCACCGGCGCCGTGACGGGGAGCAGCAACGTCGGCGGGCTGGTGGGGGTGAACAACCAATCCAGCACCATCACCCACAGCTACGCCACCGGCGACGTGACGGGTAGCGGCAGCAACGTCGGCGGGCTGGTGGGGGTGAACAACATCTCCAGCACCATCACCCACAGCTACGCCACCGGCGACGTGACGGGTAGCGGCAGCAACGTCGGCGGGCTGGTGGGGGTGAACAACATCTCCAGCACCATCACCCACAGCTACGCCACCGGCGCCGTGACGGGCAGCGACTACGTCGGCGGGCTGGTGGGGCAGAACTACTACAGCACCGTCACCCACAGCTACGCCACCGGCGCCGTGACGGGCAGCGACTACGTCGGCGGGCTGGTGGGGTACAACGCCGGCGCCGTCACTGACAGCTTCTGGGACACAACCACCACCGGCCAATCGGCCAGCGCCGGCGGGACGGGGCTCACCACCGCCCAAATGAAGCAGCTTGCCACCTTCTCCGGCTGGGGCATCGACGACGACGGCGGCACGGGCAAGGTCTGGCGCATCTACGAGGGCGACAGCTACCCGCTCTTGAGGAGCTTCCTCACGCCCTTGACCATCACCTCGGGCGCCACGGTCAGCAAGACCTATGACGGGAACGCAGTCACCGGCCCAACCGGGTTCACCTTCGCAACCCCATACGATCCCTCGAAGATCCTCCTGAGCGGCACCGTCCTGGGGCAGAAAAACGCCGGCAGCTACACGGCGGCCCTGTATTCCAACCAGCAGGGCTACGACCTCGTGGGCACGCGCAGCGTGGCATATACCATCACTCAGAAGCTGCTCACCGTCTCGGGCATCACCGCCAACAACAAGACCTACGACGGCACGACGGCGGCCACGCTCAGTTACACACCGAGCAACTTCACCGGCTTGGTGTCGGGAGACGACATCACCGCCACCGGCACCTTCACCGACAAGAACGTCGGCACTAACAAGACCGTCAATCTCACCTTCGGCGGGGCGGATGCCGGCAACTACGCCTTCTCCGGGCAAACCACGGCCAGCGCCGACATCACGCCCAAGGCGCTGTCGCTTTCCGGCCTGACGGCCAACGACAAAACCTACGACGGCACGACGGCGGCCACCCTGGGAAGCCTCGGCACGCTCTCCGGCGTAGTCGCCGGTGATAACGTAAGCGTTGCCGGCACCGCCAGCGCAAGCTTTGCCGACAAGCACGTCGGTGCGGGCAAGACGGTGACCATCTCGGGCCTCTCACTCACTGGCACGGACGCGGGCAACTACACCCTGGGTTCTGGCGCCACCACCACTGCCAGCATTACGCCCAAGGCGCTGTCGCTTTCCGGCCTGACGGTCAACGACAAAACCTACGACGGCACGACGGCGGCCACCCTGGGAAGCCTCGGCACGCTCTCCGGCGTAGTCGCCGGTGATAACGTAAGCGTTGCCGGCACCGCCAGCGCAAGCTTTGCCGACAAGCACGTCGGTGCGGGCAAGACGGTGACCATCTCGGGCCTCTCACTCACTGGCACGGACGCGGGCAACTACACCCTGGGTTCTGGCGCCACCACCACTGCCAGCATTACGCCCAAGGCGCTGTCGCTTTCCGGCCTGACGGTCAACGACAAAACCTACGACGGCACGACGGCGGCCACCCTGGGAAGCCTCGGCACGCTCTCCGGCGTAGTCGCCGGTGATAACGTAAGCGTTGCCGGCACCGCCAGCGCAAGCTTTGCCGACAAGCACGTCGGTGCGGGCAAGACGGTGACCATCTCGGGCCTCTCACTCACTGGCACGGACGCGGGCAACTACACCCTGGGTTCTGGCGCCACCACCACTGCCAGCATTACGCCCAAGGCGCTGTCGCTTTCCGGCCTGACGGCCAACGACAAAACCTACGACGGCACGACGGCGGCCACCCTGGGAAGCCTCGGCACGCTCTCCGGCGTAGTCGCCGGTGATAACGTAAGCGTTGCCGGCACCGCCAGCGCAAGCTTTGCCGACAAGCACGTCGGTGCGGGCAAGACGGTGACCATCTCGGGCCTCTCACTCACTGGCACGGACGCGGGCAACTACACCCTGGGTTCTGGCGCCACCACCACTGCCAGCATTACGCCCAAGGCGCTCACTGCCATCTACACGGCGGCCAACAAGGTCTATGACGGCGGTACCTCCGCCACCGTCTCGGCCGCGAGCAGCGACATCATCACGGGCGATAGCGTCAGCATCAGCGCCAACGGCGCCTTCGCCGACAAGCACGTCGGCACCGGCAAGACCGTCAACATCACTGGCGGCGCGCTCTCTGGCGCGGATGCCGGCAACTACGCCCTGCAGAACACCACCGGCACGGCCAGCGCCGACATCACGCCCAAGGCGCTGTCGCTTTCCGGCCTGACGGCCAACGACAAAACCTACGACGGCACGACGGCGGCCACCCTGGGAAGCCTCGGCACGCTCTCCGGCGTAGTCGCCGGTGATAACGTAAGCGTTGCCGGCACCGCCAGCGCAAGCTTTGCCGACAAGCACGTCGGTGCGGGCAAGACGGTGACCATCTCGGGCCTCTCACTCACTGGCACGGACGCGGGCAACTACACCCTGGGTTCTGGCGCCACCACCACTGCCAGCATTACGCCCAAGGCGCTCACTGCCATCTACACGGCGGCCAACAAGGTCTATGACGGCGGTACCTCCGCCACCGTCTCGGCCGCGAGCAGCGACATCATCACGGGCGATAGCGTCAGCATCAGCGCCAACGGCGCCTTCGCCGACAAGAACGCCGGCACCGGCAAGACCGTCAACATCACTGGCGGCGCGCTCTCTGGCACCGATGCCGGCAACTACGCCCTGCAAAACACCACAGGTACGGCCAGCGCCGACATCACCCCCAAGGCGTTGTCGCTTTCCGGCCTGACGGTCAACGACAAAACCTACGACGGCACGACGGCGGCCACCCTGGGAAGCCTCGGCACGCTCTCCGGCGTAGTCGCCGGTGATAACGTAAGCGTTGCCGGCACCGCCAGCGCAAGCTTTGCCGAC
It encodes the following:
- a CDS encoding YDG domain-containing protein, with protein sequence MNRAYRLVWSDRLHAFVAVAEIARARGKRASSGLVSALVAAGLLAVPLAPACAANLPTGGQITAGTGTISQSGNTLTITQTTGKMAADWQSFSIGQEYAVNFVQPSASSIALNRVLGSEPSVIQGALSANGQVFLINPNGVLFTPSAQVDVGGLVASTQNLSNADFLAGRLRFSGASQAAIRNEGTIRAGAGGTVALIAARIENVGTIDAPRGQVLLGAGKTVTLDLGGPVRIQVEEGALDALVEQGGAIRADGGLVYLTAQAADELSTAVINHSGITEARSLSVDDKGAIYLMGDMARGQVDVAGTLDASAHPEAGAGVGGGFVETSAAKVKVTDAAQVKAGHWLIDPNDFTIAASGGDITGGTLSSSLASGDVTIASSSGTTSGNGDIFVRDDVTWSSGKTLTLSAYRNIEILATIDASGGSGGQVALEYGQGAVASGNTATYSLTGKIDLQAGPNFLTKLGSDGTPLTWTVITSLGSAGDESNASATNSLQGLAHSSKLSGNYVLGADIDASGTANWNDDGSGNKQGFVPIGNSANKFTGRFDGLGHTLSGLTINRSTNFVGLFGWTYGARIGNVGLVGGSMRGQSYVGGLVGWNQSSTVTHSYATGTVTGSSAVGGLVGINFDSSEITHSYATGDVTGIDSSVGGLVGSNAGTVSNSYATGAVTGSGSDFGGLVGSNSGTVSGSFYATTDANGNTINNGGVATSPWTGNSNGTGKTAAEMKQLSTYTSAGWDIDDAGGTGKVWRIYDGNSYPLLRSFLTPLTLTPTYSGSGSVGNIAAYAETGVDASKILTPTFTLESSATADQMIASLRGTSSNQQGYDISYATRTITGTGSAANDLRIIDPITFSQGTLRLKANGNIEILTTIDASGGSGQVELQYGQGEVASNNDATYGFGLTGSGFTGKIDLQAGPNFFTKLGSDGTPLTWTVITSLGSAGDESNASATNSLQGLAESGKFSGNYVLGADIDASGTANWNVDGSGNKQGFVPIGNDTNKFTGRFDGLGHTLSGLTIDRPLTDGVGLFGATDGARIGNVGLEGGAVTGRFEVGGLVGYNFNSSTITDSYATGAVSGAGPVGGLVGRNYNSSTVTHSYATGAVTGSSNVGGLVGVNNQSSTITHSYATGDVTGSGSNVGGLVGVNNISSTITHSYATGDVTGSGSNVGGLVGVNNISSTITHSYATGAVTGSDYVGGLVGQNYYSTVTHSYATGAVTGSDYVGGLVGYNAGAVTDSFWDTTTTGQSASAGGTGLTTAQMKQLATFSGWGIDDDGGTGKVWRIYEGDSYPLLRSFLTPLTITSGATVSKTYDGNAVTGPTGFTFATPYDPSKILLSGTVLGQKNAGSYTAALYSNQQGYDLVGTRSVAYTITQKLLTVSGITANNKTYDGTTAATLSYTPSNFTGLVSGDDITATGTFTDKNVGTNKTVNLTFGGADAGNYAFSGQTTASADITPKALSLSGLTANDKTYDGTTAATLGSLGTLSGVVAGDNVSVAGTASASFADKHVGAGKTVTISGLSLTGTDAGNYTLGSGATTTASITPKALSLSGLTVNDKTYDGTTAATLGSLGTLSGVVAGDNVSVAGTASASFADKHVGAGKTVTISGLSLTGTDAGNYTLGSGATTTASITPKALSLSGLTVNDKTYDGTTAATLGSLGTLSGVVAGDNVSVAGTASASFADKHVGAGKTVTISGLSLTGTDAGNYTLGSGATTTASITPKALSLSGLTANDKTYDGTTAATLGSLGTLSGVVAGDNVSVAGTASASFADKHVGAGKTVTISGLSLTGTDAGNYTLGSGATTTASITPKALTAIYTAANKVYDGGTSATVSAASSDIITGDSVSISANGAFADKHVGTGKTVNITGGALSGADAGNYALQNTTGTASADITPKALSLSGLTANDKTYDGTTAATLGSLGTLSGVVAGDNVSVAGTASASFADKHVGAGKTVTISGLSLTGTDAGNYTLGSGATTTASITPKALTAIYTAANKVYDGGTSATVSAASSDIITGDSVSISANGAFADKNAGTGKTVNITGGALSGTDAGNYALQNTTGTASADITPKALSLSGLTVNDKTYDGTTAATLGSLGTLSGVVAGDNVSVAGTASASFADKHVGAGKTVTISGLSLTGTDAGNYTLGSGATTTASITPKALTAIYTAANKVYDGGTSATVSAASSDIITGDSVSISANGAFADKHVGTGKTVNITGGALSGADAGNYALQNTTGTASADITPKALSLSGLTANDKTYDGTTAATLGSLGTLSGVVAGDNVSVAGTASASFADKHVGAGKTVTISGLSLTGTDAGNYTLGSGATTTASITPKALTAIYTAANKVYDGGTSATVSAASGDIITGDVVSITANGAFADKNVGNGKTVNITGGALSGTDAGNYALQNTTGTASADITPRPVTVTADAKSKTEGQSDPPLTYTTGCGTASSDCGLVAGETLTGSLTRVAGEAVGSYAIQQGTVTDANNPNYAITYVGADLTITAAGGSTGGGSTGGGSTGGGSTGGGSTGGGSTGDGSTGDGSTGDGSTGDGSAGSGSAGSGSAGGGSTGGTGYEAALASIQAGAANATGGLTGGGSTGGLTGQAMQPAQGEARELGNLPTTLASVAGSGKVVLGSVRIEGTGIRLPEGILPDDDEVRRR